The following coding sequences are from one Danio rerio strain Tuebingen ecotype United States chromosome 21, GRCz12tu, whole genome shotgun sequence window:
- the mtmr1b gene encoding myotubularin-related protein 1b isoform X11 — MEEAPRIPGETIKAIVKDVMYICPFSGVIRGTLTITDFKLYFKSLTRDSPFVLDVNLGAVSRLESIAVQSHGDDTQGLEIVCKDLRTPRFAYKKEGQSNLEMFKILSKYAFPLSHNLPLFAFKYRETFPEDGWKIYDPVAEYKRQGLPNESWIISKVNSGYEVCETYPALLVLPSNVTEDELKRVAAFRAKRRFPVLSWIHPESQAAIVRCGQPQAKDGGYENESFYINVELNFLEIPNIHVMRESLRKLKEVVYPAIDQQHWFSNVDATHWLEYVRLLLAGAVRIADRIESGKTSVVVHCSDGWDRTAQLTSLAMLMLDAHYRSLKGFQVLLEKEWLSFGHRFASRVGHGDGNHANSERSPLFVQFIDCVWQMTRQFPSAFEFNELFLITVLDHLFSCLFGTFLYNSEQERVSKEVYNKTVSLWSYVNSQIEEFTNPLYVNYEHHVLYPIASLRHLELWVSYYVRWNPRMRPQVPIHQSLKELLVLKSELQKRVEDLKQDAASSNSLSSSEHEGMPMQTTV, encoded by the exons ATGGAAGAGGCTCCGCGTATTCCTGGAGAAACGATCAAAGCTATTG TCAAAGACGTCATGTACATCTGTCCATTCTCTGGGGTCATAAGGGGCACTTTAACCATCACTGACTTCAAGCTCTACTTTAAGAGTCTGACAAGG GATTCTCCATTTGTACTGGATGTTAATCTTGGAGCCGTAAGCAGACTGGAGTCTATCGCGGTTCAGAGTCACGGGGATGACACTCAAGGACTTGAGATAGTCTGCAAG gACTTGAGAACCCCACGGTTTGCATACAAGAAGGAGGGACAAAGCAATttggaaatgtttaaaatattgtcAAAGTATGCGTTCCCGCTTTCCCACAACTTG CCTCTCTTTGCCTTTAAGTACAGAGAGACATTTCCAGAGGATGGATGGAAAATCTACGACCCAGTTGCTGAGTACAAGAGACAG GGTCTTCCGAACGAGAGCTGGATCATCAGTAAAGTTAACAGTGGTTATGAGGTGTGTGAAACATATCCTGCTCTGCTGGTCCTGCCTTCAAACGTCACAGAGGATGAACTGAAGAGAGTTGCAGCTTTTAGGGCCAAACGTCGTTTCCCT GTGCTTTCCTGGATTCATCCTGAGAGTCAGGCCGCTATTGTGCGTTGTGGTCAGCCACAG gcCAAAGATGGAGGATATGAGAATGAGAGTTTCTACATCAATGTGGAGCTGAACTTTCTGGAAATACCCAACATACATGTGATGAGAGAATCCTTAAGGAAACTCAAGGAGGTGGTGTATCCTGCCATTGACCAACAACACTGGTTCTCAAATGTGGATGCCACTCACTGGCTAGAATACGTCAGG ctCTTGCTAGCTGGTGCTGTTCGGATTGCCGACCGAATCGAGTCAGGGAAGACATCAGTGGTGGTCCACTGCAGTGATGGCTGGGACCGCACAGCTCAGCTCACCTCTCTGGCTATGCTCATGCTAGACGCACACTACCGATCGCTTAAAGGCTTCCAGGTGCTGTTGGAGAAGGAGTGGCTGAGCTTCGGGCACCGATTTGCTTCG CGTGTGGGACATGGAGATGGGAATCATGCAAACTCTGAGCGCTCGCCTCTGTTTGTTCAGTTTATAGATTGTGTCTGGCAAATGACCCGGCAG TTTCCTTCTGCATTTGAGTTCAATGAGCTATTTCTCATCACGGTACTCGATCACCTATTCAGTTGCCTGTTTGGGACATTTCTTTACAACAGTGAGCAAGAACGGGTTTCAAAG GAGGTTTACAACAAGACTGTGTCTTTGTGGTCATATGTGAACAGCCAGATTGAGGAATTTACCAACCCACTGTATGTGAACTACGAGCACCACGTTTTATATCCAATTGCCAGTCTTAGACATCTAGAGCTTTGGGTCAGTTATTATGTGCGCTGGAACCCTCGCATGAGGCCACAG GTTCCTATACATCAGAGTTTAAAGGAGTTGTTGGTCCTAAAGTCAGAGCTGCAGAAAAGAGTGGAGGATCTAAAACAAGATGCAGCTTCATCAAATTCTCTTTCCTCCTCAGAGCATGAAGGCATGCCCATGCAAACTACTGTCTGA
- the mtmr1b gene encoding myotubularin-related protein 1b isoform X9, which translates to MDKRPTSPQSNAETPDSPTGAHVEWCKQLIAATMSSQSCGPISSEMISREYKDSPFVLDVNLGAVSRLESIAVQSHGDDTQGLEIVCKDLRTPRFAYKKEGQSNLEMFKILSKYAFPLSHNLPLFAFKYRETFPEDGWKIYDPVAEYKRQGLPNESWIISKVNSGYEVCETYPALLVLPSNVTEDELKRVAAFRAKRRFPVLSWIHPESQAAIVRCGQPQVGPSDRRCREDERYLQTILDANAQSHKLCIFDARQSTVADTNKAKDGGYENESFYINVELNFLEIPNIHVMRESLRKLKEVVYPAIDQQHWFSNVDATHWLEYVRLLLAGAVRIADRIESGKTSVVVHCSDGWDRTAQLTSLAMLMLDAHYRSLKGFQVLLEKEWLSFGHRFASRVGHGDGNHANSERSPLFVQFIDCVWQMTRQFPSAFEFNELFLITVLDHLFSCLFGTFLYNSEQERVSKEVYNKTVSLWSYVNSQIEEFTNPLYVNYEHHVLYPIASLRHLELWVSYYVRWNPRMRPQVPIHQSLKELLVLKSELQKRVEDLKQDAASSNSLSSSEHEGMPMQTTV; encoded by the exons GATTCTCCATTTGTACTGGATGTTAATCTTGGAGCCGTAAGCAGACTGGAGTCTATCGCGGTTCAGAGTCACGGGGATGACACTCAAGGACTTGAGATAGTCTGCAAG gACTTGAGAACCCCACGGTTTGCATACAAGAAGGAGGGACAAAGCAATttggaaatgtttaaaatattgtcAAAGTATGCGTTCCCGCTTTCCCACAACTTG CCTCTCTTTGCCTTTAAGTACAGAGAGACATTTCCAGAGGATGGATGGAAAATCTACGACCCAGTTGCTGAGTACAAGAGACAG GGTCTTCCGAACGAGAGCTGGATCATCAGTAAAGTTAACAGTGGTTATGAGGTGTGTGAAACATATCCTGCTCTGCTGGTCCTGCCTTCAAACGTCACAGAGGATGAACTGAAGAGAGTTGCAGCTTTTAGGGCCAAACGTCGTTTCCCT GTGCTTTCCTGGATTCATCCTGAGAGTCAGGCCGCTATTGTGCGTTGTGGTCAGCCACAGGTGGGTCCATCAGACCGCCGATGTAGGGAGGATGAACGGTACCTGCAAACAATACTTGATGCCAATGCTCAATCTCACAAGCTCTGCATTTTTGATGCTCGCCAAAGTACTGTGGCTGACACCAACAAA gcCAAAGATGGAGGATATGAGAATGAGAGTTTCTACATCAATGTGGAGCTGAACTTTCTGGAAATACCCAACATACATGTGATGAGAGAATCCTTAAGGAAACTCAAGGAGGTGGTGTATCCTGCCATTGACCAACAACACTGGTTCTCAAATGTGGATGCCACTCACTGGCTAGAATACGTCAGG ctCTTGCTAGCTGGTGCTGTTCGGATTGCCGACCGAATCGAGTCAGGGAAGACATCAGTGGTGGTCCACTGCAGTGATGGCTGGGACCGCACAGCTCAGCTCACCTCTCTGGCTATGCTCATGCTAGACGCACACTACCGATCGCTTAAAGGCTTCCAGGTGCTGTTGGAGAAGGAGTGGCTGAGCTTCGGGCACCGATTTGCTTCG CGTGTGGGACATGGAGATGGGAATCATGCAAACTCTGAGCGCTCGCCTCTGTTTGTTCAGTTTATAGATTGTGTCTGGCAAATGACCCGGCAG TTTCCTTCTGCATTTGAGTTCAATGAGCTATTTCTCATCACGGTACTCGATCACCTATTCAGTTGCCTGTTTGGGACATTTCTTTACAACAGTGAGCAAGAACGGGTTTCAAAG GAGGTTTACAACAAGACTGTGTCTTTGTGGTCATATGTGAACAGCCAGATTGAGGAATTTACCAACCCACTGTATGTGAACTACGAGCACCACGTTTTATATCCAATTGCCAGTCTTAGACATCTAGAGCTTTGGGTCAGTTATTATGTGCGCTGGAACCCTCGCATGAGGCCACAG GTTCCTATACATCAGAGTTTAAAGGAGTTGTTGGTCCTAAAGTCAGAGCTGCAGAAAAGAGTGGAGGATCTAAAACAAGATGCAGCTTCATCAAATTCTCTTTCCTCCTCAGAGCATGAAGGCATGCCCATGCAAACTACTGTCTGA